GATCCACTTGATTGCATTCCAATGCTCCTTCCCCGGATTACTCATGTATCTGCTAACAACACCGATCGCATGAGATAAATCCGGCCTGCTacacaccatagcatacatgaGACTCCCAACTGCGCTAGCATAGGAAACTCGAGACATCTCCTCAATCTCCTCATGTTTTGTGGGGCATTGTTGTTCGGATAACCTGAAGTGGCTAGCTAATGGTGTCCTCACTGGTTTAGCCTTATTCATGTTGAAACGCTCAAGCACCTTTTCAACATACCTCTTTTGAGATACCCAGAGTTTACCCGCACTTCTATCTCTATGAATTTCCATACCAAGGATCCTCTTAGCAgcaccaagatccttcatctcaaactcattaTTCAACAATGACTTTAAAGAGACAATATCATGCATATCCTTAGCAGCAATgagcatgtcatcaacataaagcatCAAAAGAATAATCGAATTATCATCcgacactttaaaataaatacaGCAATCATACTCACTTCTCGAATAACCAATTTTCACCATAAAAGAGTCAAAACGCTTGTACCACTGTCTCGGATATTGCTTAAGGCCATAAAGTGACTTCTTAAGCGGACAAACGTGATCTTCCTTTCCCGGCACTTTGAACCCGTCAGGTTGCTCCATGAAAATCTGTTCCTCTAAGTCtccgtgaagaaacgccgtcttcacatcaagttgctccaactcaaaatcaaacatggcTACCAGGGCAAGTAGAACCCGAATGGAAGTGTGCTTTACTACTAGAGAGAATATTTCATTATAATCCACCCATTCCTTCTGTGCATACCCTTTAGCTACAAGTCTTGCCTTGTACCTTACCCTCATTCTCGTACACTTTGCCTCTTTCTTGTGAAAGATTCATTTACACCCAATGATCTTTCGCCCTTTAAGTTTCTCCATAATCTTCCAAGTCCTGTTTTTCTGTAAGGATTCCATTTCTTCCATCATAGCCGACATCCATTTATCACTATCAGCATCGGATAACGCATCCCGATAAGAAGATGGATCGCCTGTACCTACTGTGAGGGCATAAGCAACCATATCCTCAAACCCATATCTCGCAGGTGCTTTGTGAGTACGTTTTCCTCTACCTTCTGCGATGGTGTAGGTATCTTCTACCGTCTCCCGTGATTCCGGTGAGTTACTAGATGATTCCCTTCCTTCCGCTATTTCTGGTTCACCCGACTCCACCCGCACAGTAGATCCTTCTTCACTTCTGCCATCCGCATGTGAACTGTTACTTGCCTTCATCATGTCAGATTCATTAAAGACAACGTCCCCGCTAACCACGGTCTTCCGTGTATTTGGATCCCATAGCTTGAATCCTTTTACACCTTTCTCATAGCCAAGAAAGATGCACCGCTTAGACTTTGAATCTAACTTGGAACGATGTCCACTTTGTACATGAACATAGGTTGGACAACCAAATACTCTTAAACCAGGAATAGTCAATCGGGATTACTGTCCATACCTCCTCGGGAACTCTGCATTCAATGGATGTAGATGGAGACCCGTTAACGAGATAGCATGCCATAGTAATCGCTTCTGCCCAGAAAATTTTACTCAGCCCCGCATTCAGCCTCATACTCCGAGCCCTTTCCAAAAGTGTCCTGTTCATCCTCTCGCCTACACCGTTTTGCTGTGGTGTATCTGATGTTGTGAAGTGACATGTGATCCCTTCAGCTCTACATAGTTCTAGGAATGGTGTGTACCTGTATTCCCCTCCGTTGTCCGTTCTCAAGCACTTTAGCTTCTTTCCCGTCTCGCCTTTCTACTTCAGCCTTCCACTCTTTGAATTTGGAGAAGACTTCGTTTTTTTGCTTCATGAAGTAGACCTAGACTTTCCTTGAGTAATCGTCAATGAAGGTCACAAAATATTCGGCTCCACCTTTTGATTTGATCGGTGCGGGACCCCATACATCGCTGTGTACATAATCAAGAACATCCTTGCTCGTATGCTTTGCAGTTCTGAAACTAACCCCGCTCTGTTTCCCGAAAACGCAGTATTTGCAGAAGTTCAATTTGCAGCTTTTGACACCTTTTAACAGCTTCCTTTTATGAAACTCCATCATACCCCTTTCACCCATATGCCCTAACCGCATATGCCACGGATGAGTGTCATCTGTATCGGACTCTGCAGCTGTAGTCACGTATGCTCCACCTGTCATCGTACTCCCTATGAGCCTGTATAAACTTCCAGTCAACTCTCCTTTCATGACAACCATAGCTCCCTTGATAACTTTGAGAACTCCACCTGCCGCCGCGTACTTGCAGCCATTCACATCAAGCGCACCCAAAgatatcaaatttttctttagatCTGGAACGTGCCTTACATCCACCAAAGTTCTGACTATACCatcaaacattttgattttaataGTCCCTATTCCAATGGTTTTGCAAATCGCATCATTCCCCATTAGAACAGATCCGCCACTATATGACCGGTATGAATCAAACCAATCCATATTCGGGCACATGTGATAAGAGCATCCGGAATCTAAAATCCATGAATCAACGAACCGATTCTTACCTGATGATATAGAGAGAACATCTCCATCATCGCCGTTTGAGCTATCAGCCACACTTGCTTGATCAGAAGTTTTCTCGTGCTTCTTCAAGTCTTCCTTTCTCTTATAACAGTTTCTTTTCAGATGGCCTTCCTTTTTGCAATAATAACAAGTGAATTTCGTTTTACCCCCTCTTGATTTCGATCGACCCTTATTCCCGGATCCCCGCTGGATTGTTCTCCCCCATTCCTGCTCCTTGACTTTTCCGATGAGACCCTCACCCCGTGCCGTAGCACCGTTAACCCTCTTTCTCGTATCATTAGATAATAGGGCAGCAGTAACCTCATCCGTCTCAAGCGTCTCTTTTCCATACAAGAGTGTCGTCACCAGATGATCATAAGATGCCGGTAGCGACGATAGCGATAATAGGGctttgtcttcatcttccattgaaACCTCCAGACTTGCAAGTTTACTCGTAATCCGATTGAACGTGTTAATGTGTTCTAATAGATCCGAGCCTTCCTCCATCTGTAGAGAGTATAACCGTTTTTTTCGAAAAAGTTTGTTCGTTAGGGACTTGGTCATGTAGATGCTCTCAAGTTTCGCCCCACACTGCGGAGCCGAATTGAGATCCACTACATACCGGGTAACCTCATCGGATAGGTTCAATCGAATGGCGCTTACCGCCTTTTCCTCCATCTCCGCCCAACCTTCATCACTCGTTTCTGGTTTCTTCCCTTTCCCCAGAAGCACTTTCGACAGGCCCCGCCGAATCAGAAGATCCATCATTCTTCGTCACCTGAGAGTGAAGTTGTTCTTTCCATTAAACCTCTCGATGTCGTACTTGACACTCGAACCCTTTCCCGCCATCTTGATAGCTTGCCgaacccggctctgataccaattgtcgaatatctaaattcgatcctatcaatgatgcaagaaagtaatggaaattcgcacaacacaagaatttacgtggttcggcagcGAAGATGTTtcgcctacctacgtccacggggagatgagatctgtttcactaataacgtagaaaagtgtacagccgctctttctcacaccctctttATATAatagagacctgtttcgccctaaatatctatagcgaaaccctacatggcacaaattacaaaattgcccacatagcctaaaatatttaattttcccatagaaatccTTCTATAATCGAACATAAAACGCCACAGCGGGACCCCCGTGCTGTCCGGTCGCagggggcctttcggaaccacctcataatctcttggataacagaatacaagacatcaacctcaacaaatTTAATAATCAAACCATTTTAGCTCATGCAAAAGTTCCAATCAAATTACTCGTACACATGATTTTCAAATGGGACAAGAACTACATAATTCTATGGAAATATTAAAGTGCTTGGCCGGCTTAGACCACCAAAAAGATTTTCACATTAACTTATAGCTTTTCAAAGTCATGGGCCGCATAAAAAACCTATTTCACAAAATACACAATTAACTTCACGTACGCTTTCACACACTCGCTCATTGCCCCTACGCGTCTCAGAGCCCGTGACTCATGGTATAAGCTTGTTTTTCTGTCTCTATTCTCGTTGTTTTATCACtttactcttcttttcttttcatacaTCGAGGGATTAACTCTGTTCTTCATTCAGTTTCCTCGGCAACCATTTGTTTAAGCAAACACAAAGAGGAGACAACTGCAAGAGGAACAAAAGAGGTGGGGAAAAGGAATTTCTAGGGTTTAAAGAATAAATTATGGCTGAGGCATGTGTTGCCCCCCTTGCAAAAAATCTTGCATCGAAACTCGGTGGGTACCTATTTGCTTTGATCGGACGTCAATTTAGGTACGTGCTGTGCTACAAGAGCTACGTCGAAGATCTCAAAAATAGAGTCCAGGAGCTGGAGACTGTGAGGGAAAGAGTGCAACGCTTGGTCGATGAAGCTGTGTATGACGGAAAACCTATACACACAGATATTAAGGATTGGCTGGAGAGTGCAGAGACTACGGCCAAGGAAGCAGAAAGCCTGTTGAAACATGGCGAAACTGCAAAAATTGCTTGCTTCGGCGGTTGGCTTCCCAACCCCGTGGTGCGCCATCCAATCAGCAGGAAGGCGAAGGAAATGATCCAACCCATTCAGAGACTCCAAGAGAAAAGCCGAAATAGTAACTTCCAGAAGGTCTACTATGAGAATACTCCGATAGGAATTGTTACTGATACCACTTCCGTTGCAATATCTGTTGACAGCAAAGAAGATGTCCTGGAGTCAAGGGCTTCAACCATAGAGGATTTAATGAAGGCTATGGCAGATGACAAGGTCTGTGTAGTTGGGGTGCATGGACCAGGTGGGGTTGGCAAGTCCAAGCTTTTGGAGGACGTTGAAAGGCGAGTTCATGAAGAGAAGTTGTTTGATGTGGTTGCCAAAGCGAATATCTCACGCAACCCCGATCTAAAAACAATCCAGGGAGAAATCGCTTATGCGTTGGGACTGAAAATAATGAACGAGGAAACTGCTCGTGGTAGAGCTGATCTTTTGTGCAGGAGGTTAGTGAGTGGTCCTAAGAAGAACGTCCTCATAATTTTAGATAACTTGTGGAAGAAGCTAGAGTTAAAGGAAGTGGGAATCCCTTGCGGAGATGATAATAAAGCAAGAGGTTGCAAGCTGTTGCTAACGTCCAGATACCGAGATGTTTTGCTGACCGACATGGGCTCTGACCGAGAATTCGGACTCCGTAAGCTAAAGCATGGAGAAGCACGAAGACTTTTTGAAAGGACAGCTGGAGATAGAGTTAACGATCCTGACTTGAAACCCTTGGTAGATGGAGTGGTCAAGAATTGTGGAGGCTTGCCACTTTTGATCATTTCCCTGGCAAAAAGGTTGAAGCACGGAGATTTGGCTGCATGGAGGAGTGCTTTGACCAATATAGAAGGGTTAGACGTAAAATCCTTGGTGGAACTAAATTACAATGATTTAAAAGATGAGAGGATCAAATCATTGTTCTTGCTTTGCGCCCTAGACTCAGCGAGAATCTCCACAAGGTACACCTTTGTCTACTGCATTGGTTTGGGTTTGTTTAAGAAATTTAGCCAGACCATCGAAAACGCCAGAGATAGATTCATCATGGATCTACAAAGCCTGCAGGACTCTTCTTTGGTACTGGATAGTGAGAACACCGAACGGTTTAGAATGCATGACATATTTCTTGATGTGGCCATCTCTATTGCTTCCACGGAATGGAACGCCCTGGTTGGGAGGACTGATTACGGGTTTAAAGAATGGTCAGAGGATGAGCTCAGAAAATGCAACGCGATATCCTTCCCTCATGTTGGCATTGATTATCTTCCCAAGAAATTGGACTGCCCAAACTTGAAGATTCTTCTGGTACTACAAAGCAACTACTTGTCTCTCGAAATTCCCGGGTCATTTTTTGAATCTATGGAGAAGCTCCAAGTCCTGGACATTAGTGGATGTTCTTTCACCTCTCTACCTTCATCAGTTGAGGTCCTTGAAAACCTCAAGTCGCTCTGTCTTGAGTACTGCTATTTGGAGGATCTGAGTATCCTTGGAAAGCTTAAAGGGTTGCAGTTCCTAAGTTTCTATAGATCTGCACTCGCTCGGCTGCCCAAAGAAATAGGTGAACTAAAAGAATTGAGATTTTTGGACTTGAGGGGGTGCACCAAGCTCAAAGTTATTGAACCCGGCGTGCTTGCGAGCTTGGTTAATTTAGAAGAACTGTATATTGAAGACAGTTTTGACCAATGGGAGGCCGAGGATGAAGCACCGCGAAGCAACGCCAGCCTAGCTGAGTTGAAGCACATGAAAAAGTTGAGCACTTTGTACATTGCCATTCCCCATTCTGCCAATGTCTCAAGAGACCTGCAATTTTGGAAGCTGAACAAATATAAAATCCAAATTGGGGACGTTTGGGATTGGTCGGGTGAATACAAAGAATCCAGAACTTTAAAGCTCAAGCTGGATTCAGGTAGTCTTCTTCTTGAAGAGTGGATGCAGAGATGTTTGCAGATAACGCAAGATCTCCACTTGGATGGAATGCAAGATGGCAACGATAGCATTCACAATTTGTGCGTCGAAGGTTTTCAGGAATTAAAGCATCTTCATGTGCAAAACAGCCCCTCACTACAGTACGTTGTTCACTCCACGAAGAATGTCCCGCGCACTGCATTTTCTAGATTGGAATCATTGTTTCTCAAGAATCTGAGCAACTTGGAGAACATTTGTCGCGGATGTCTTGCCCCAGAATCCCttagcaaattaaaaattgtgAAAGTGGACAATTGCGGTGAAATCAAACATTTGTTTCCTCTGTCCCTGATGAGAATATTCTTGCAGCTAGAAGAGATTGAAATAAGCAGATGCCAATTGATACAACAAATTGTTGCAAATGCTGAGGCAAATGAAGATGGAGATGAAATAGATGATGATCCCAAAGTGAAGTCATGCAATTTACGTAGGCTGACGTTGCAAAACTTGCCGGAGATGATGAACGTCTGGAAAATCGTGGATCATTCGGTCGTATTCTTCAACGGACAACTGATAAATTTCATAATTTCTGAAAAGGTCATATTTTCCTCCATTATTAATTTAATTCGCAAGGATTATATAAATATTTGATTTGTAAACACATTGAATTACTGACATTAGAATTAtctcaatttatttttgatATGGCAACTAAATAACGTGATAACGTGTTACTTTTTCCATTTTGAAGTAAATGAAATTTCTCTCATGGATTTTACATGTAGGAGTCTAATAGCATGtagaaaattgaataaataattttttcttgagGTTTTATATCCCAAAATAATTAAGACAAATAATAAAATTCGATTTTCAAAATGGAATTGCTATGTGATATGTGACTGGATAAATGTTTTTACGCATTAGTTAATTacatctctctttctttgtgtTATGTTATTAGCATAGTTAAAGAAGCACCATGCCAACTatacatttttcaaataataaacaATATAAGTATTGCCTAATGGTAGaatctcaaccgtaaatctACATATCGTCACCATGTGTTTTGTatagcactcattgattgaaaagtcatgtgataaaaaataaccgacaaCCCTGTCAAATTATCAGCGTAGCAGCTCCCAATGATATATGATGCACATACATTTTCGGATATAtccataatttgaaaaaagtttataacccACATAATTTGTATGACCTTTGCTTAATAACTAATTCGCATATGCAGAATTCTATTGTATTTTactaaaggaaaacaaaaaagaactaattttttttttaattggtgaatttaGCTTTAGTGACTGTGTGTAAAAAAAACATCCAGATCGTTGTACCCAACattgaacaaaaatgatcttttctattatataagttaatttttttaaattcttgtcTTAAGTACATCGATCTTAGAGTAATTGAAGCTACTATGTCACTTATCTTTTCCAATAATTGTAAAAAGTTATGGTAGATGAATTGACCTCTGTGGAAATATGGTTCCACAAAAAGTTCAATTATGTAGACTTTTTATACATGTTACATGTTAATTGATGGACCTATCTGGTGACCCCGAAATGAAAAACCAAATATAATATTTGATAGGCCAATTTGTGTTTGTTACCTTTGGTACATTAATGAGATGTTCGTGGGATAATCAAGTTTTTTTGTTCTAATTCATATACTGTGAACCTTCTATGGTGATCAAATCTACCACAAAACTTCATTCTAACCACGTTTATATTATTACTAGTAGAATTTATGTTCaccttaaatgtttttttttttgtaataaaatattGATGTCCATGTGGTTTTGTTGTGGCCAATTCATGGATCTTATGGCCAACAAAATCCTCTGAATAGTTTTAGTATTTCTCTCATAATTTTATCATAACTGTTTAGTTTCTACCAGAAATCGATTTTTGGAAtactttgggaaaaaaatgcCACACTCAAATTACACCTTTGAATCAATTAAAAGTATAGTTTTTATCTGTTTGTCAATTTAGCTCATAACTATTTGGTAGAAAATAATTGAGACTGTTTTTTTCCGCTGTCTTTTGAGATGTTATCTAGGACCACAGTGATTGACTGAAAGAATTAACTGACCCTATGCCTAGCAGAAAGCACAAAATGTGAGGGTAAAT
The genomic region above belongs to Rhodamnia argentea isolate NSW1041297 chromosome 6, ASM2092103v1, whole genome shotgun sequence and contains:
- the LOC115734363 gene encoding LOW QUALITY PROTEIN: probable disease resistance protein At4g27220 (The sequence of the model RefSeq protein was modified relative to this genomic sequence to represent the inferred CDS: inserted 1 base in 1 codon) produces the protein MAEACVAPLAKNLASKLGGYLFALIGRQFRYVLCYKSYVEDLKNRVQELETVRERVQRLVDEAVYDGKPIHTDIKDWLESAETTAKEAESLLKHGETAKIACFGGWLPNPVVRHPISRKAKEMIQPIQRLQEKSRNSNFQKVYYENTPIGIVTDTTSVAISVDSKEDVLESRASTIEDLMKAMADDKVCVVGVHGPGGVGKSKLLEDVERRVHEEKLFDVVAKANISRNPDLKTIQGEIAYALGLKIMNEETARGRADLLCRRLVSGPKKNVLIILDNLWKKLELKEVGIPCGDDNKARGCKLLLTSRYRDVLLTDMGSDREFGLRKLKHGEARRLFERTAGDRVNDPDLKPLVDGVVKNCGGLPLLIISLAKRLKHGDLAAWRSALTNIEGLDVKSLVELNYNDLKDERIKSLFLLCALDSARISTRYTFVYCIGLGLFKKFSQTIENARDRFIMDLQSLQDSSLVLDSENTERFRMHDIFLDVAISIASTEWNALVGRTDYGFKEWSEDELRKCNAISFPHVGIDYLPKKLDCPNLKILLVLQSNYLSLEIPGSFFESMEKLQVLDISGCSFTSLPSSVEVLENLKSLCLEYCYLEDLSILGKLKGLQFLSFYRSALARLPKEIGELKELRFLDLRGCTKLKVIEPGVLASLVNLEELYIEDSFDQWEAEDEAPRSNASLAELKHMKKLSTLYIAIPHSANVSRDLQFWKLNKYKIQIGDVWDWSGEYKESRTLKLKLDSGSLLLEEWMQRCLQITQDLHLDGMQDGNDSIHNLCVEGFQELKHLHVQNSPSLQYVVHSTKNVPRTAFSRLESLFLKNLSNLENICRGCLAPESLSKLKIVKVDNCGEIKHLFPLSLMRIFLQLEEIEISRCQLIQQIVANAEANEDGDEIDDDPKVKSCNLRRLTLQNLPEMMNVWKIVDHSVVFFNGQLIITKLQNLEAMTVERCQLIREVFDLEGVTADGDVEILPRLTKLTLSDLPSLGRIWNKNPRRALCFRNLRALKVQNCENMRFLFSSSMAKELKQIEEIEIASCXIDGGNHGCARRRN